The sequence CGCGGCCCGGGCCGTGGCTGTTCCTGCTGGGCATCCTCGCGGTGGACGTGGCGGTGGCGCGCGAGTGGCAGGGGCCCCGGGGCGCGGTGCCTCCGGGGCCGCCGTCAGCGTGACGCGGCCGCGCGGCCCTGGACGATGCCTCGGAAGGAGCGGCTTCGCAGTTCCTCCAGCGTGAGGCCGGTGGCGCGGGTCTCCTCTTCGGTGAGGGCGCCGCAGGCGAGCCCGCGCAGGAAGAAGTTGAGCAGCCCCTGGCCGGTGGCGGCGTCGTCGAACACGTCGCCCAGCAGGGTGGCCTGGGCGGCCTTGTCCACGAAGGCCTTGAGGCGCTGGGACGCCGGCTCCAGGCCCTCCAGGAAGAAGGCGTAGACGGCGGCGTAGCGCACGGGGAGCTGGGCGGGGTGCAGGTCCCAGCCCTGGTAGTAGCCGCGCTCCAGCGAGTGGCGCGTGTGCCGGTACGCCACCTGCCACGCGCGGTGCACGGCGTCGGTGTTCTCGCGCAGTTGCGTGGGGAGCAGCGCGGTGTCGCCCTGCTTGCGGTGGGGGCCCACGGGCATGACGTTGGTGGCGCCGTCGGACAGGCGCACGCCGCTGCCCGCGAGGAGCACCTGCACGGTGTCGCGCAGGTAATCGCAGGCGGGATGGAGCATGTGCTGCATGTGCGCACTGACGTCCAGGGCGGCGGTGTAGTCGTAGACGCCCAGGTGCACGTGGGAGCAGCGGCCCTCGCCGGCCTCCACGAGCGAGCGCAGGTGCGGCCGGCCGCGCGCGTCGAAGAGGGCCTGGGGCGTCTCCACCATCAGCTCCAGCGAGAGCGCGCCGGGGGGCAGGTGGTGGGCGGACTCCAGCTCCGACAGGAGCTTGGCCAGGGCGGTCACCTGTTCAGGCACGGTGACCTTGGGCAGGGTGACGACGAAGGATGGGGGCAACCTGCCACCGGATTGCTCCAGCAGCGTGGTGACGAAGAGGTCCAGGGTGCGCGAGGCGCGGGCGTAGAGTTCTTCCGTGAAGGACTTCACGCGGATGCCGATGAACGGCGGCAGCGAGCCCTGCTCCAGGCCCCTGGCCACTTCCGTGGCGGCGGCGACGGCGTGGGCGTCCTCTTCCGGGTCGGGGCGGTGGCCGTAGCCGTCCTCGAAGTCGATGCGGAAGTCCTCGACGGGCTCGCGCTGGAGCTTGTCGACGACGCGGTCATGGACGCGCTGGGCGAAGCCGCCGCGCTGGGGCAGCCCCAGCCCGTGGGCGAGCTGGGAGCCGTCCGTGGCGTGGTCGCGCAGCGCCGCGAGCGCCAGGTCCCCCATCTTCCGCGCGGTGCCCGCGCGGAAGAGGTGGGCGCCGCCGTACACGGTGTGCACGGGCTGGCGCCGGCCGGAGTCGCCCGGATACGCATGGGCGAACGCCACGTTGGCGCGGCGCAGGGCCTCACGAGAGGCGGCGGAGGCTTCAGGCGTGAGCGTGGTCTTCATGGGGTGGGGGCTTCAGGGGCAGGGATGAACAGGCGCCGCATCCAGGCCACGAAGCGTTGGGCGAGCTCATGGTCCGCCTGGAGGTAGTGTTTGGACACGGCTATTCCCAGTGGTGTTCCAGGCTCCTTCTGCCATGCGAGCCAGGTGTGTATGGTCGCTTTGGTTTGATAGGTGGGTTTGAAGCGCCGAATCGGTAGACCATTCACCGCGTCGATGGCTGCTGGGAGGAGGACGTCGCCTTGCTGGATGATTCGTTGGAGGAAATCTTCAAGAACTCCCCCAATCTGGTTGTCAGGCATTAGCCAAATGCCGATTCGAGGCAGATCATTTTGTGCAGGGATGATGGTGCCATCGGCGTCTGGGAGTTCAGGCAAACGGGTGTAGCCGGAGTACGCTAGGGCATCTCGGAGCGACTGCCACCGAGGACCCAGATCCTCGTCGGCATCGACAACTGCTCCTATGGCCTTCATGCCGAGAACACGAGGCTTGACCTGCAAGGCTTCTCGTACGTTCTCGTACCCGTCTTTGTCCTCAACGGCAAAAAGCCTCTTGTTGTCGAGGCTGTGGTGGTTGCAGATGCGATAAATGACTTCGCGATCGTCCGCGCCTTCAACAAAAAGGACTTGCTCCCGGGCGGAAGTCATTAGCGAACCTCAATTGATTGCCGAGTGATGATCTCCAGGTCTTTCTCATCGAAGATGGCGGTTTTGATGTCGCCATTTACTTGAGCGAGACTGATGAGCATGCCGTTCTCGGCATGGGATGACGCTGCCTTCTGAAAAGCAGAGATGCAGTCCCAGCTATGCGTGGTGGCGAAGACCTGTACGTTGAGTTGACTGGCGGCTTCGAAGATGAACCGCCAGAGTTGTTCTCGAATGGAGTAGTGAATCCCGTTTTCGATTTCGTCGACCAGGAATAGCCCATTCCCAGAGCTCACGAGCCCCAAGGCAAGCTCGAAGATGCGAGTCATTCCATCTCCCATGCTCAGAAGAGGCTCTGGGCTGGACTGCCCCGTCCTGGCGACAAGCGCATAGCGCATGCCGGGCTGCCTGGGGTCTTCAATAAGCGAGACGCGTTCGATGTCCGGGAGGATAAGCCTCAAGGCTTCGACAGTGGACTGCTCGTTGGCTGTCAGAACGATGTTGTCCCAGAGCGTTCCGATGCTTGAGCTGTTGAGGCCACGGACTGGGACGTAGTTACAGACCAGGGAATCCCTAAGCTCAGGATGGGACTTGCGGCGCGCTTCCACGGTCGATGCAGCGATGGCGTCATTTAGCGCGCGAAGTCGGGATCGTCTGGGGGGAGACGAGCCATACCGAATCTCCAAAGCCTCTTCGCTCTGAAGCTCCTCGTAAAATCGCGCATCACCTTCCATGACGAAATGCGAACGGACGTCAGGGTCCTGGGATTGGACTGGGATGACAAGCCGGCCTGATTGGATCCG comes from Corallococcus macrosporus and encodes:
- a CDS encoding DUF6986 family protein translates to MKTTLTPEASAASREALRRANVAFAHAYPGDSGRRQPVHTVYGGAHLFRAGTARKMGDLALAALRDHATDGSQLAHGLGLPQRGGFAQRVHDRVVDKLQREPVEDFRIDFEDGYGHRPDPEEDAHAVAAATEVARGLEQGSLPPFIGIRVKSFTEELYARASRTLDLFVTTLLEQSGGRLPPSFVVTLPKVTVPEQVTALAKLLSELESAHHLPPGALSLELMVETPQALFDARGRPHLRSLVEAGEGRCSHVHLGVYDYTAALDVSAHMQHMLHPACDYLRDTVQVLLAGSGVRLSDGATNVMPVGPHRKQGDTALLPTQLRENTDAVHRAWQVAYRHTRHSLERGYYQGWDLHPAQLPVRYAAVYAFFLEGLEPASQRLKAFVDKAAQATLLGDVFDDAATGQGLLNFFLRGLACGALTEEETRATGLTLEELRSRSFRGIVQGRAAASR
- a CDS encoding DUF3226 domain-containing protein: MTSAREQVLFVEGADDREVIYRICNHHSLDNKRLFAVEDKDGYENVREALQVKPRVLGMKAIGAVVDADEDLGPRWQSLRDALAYSGYTRLPELPDADGTIIPAQNDLPRIGIWLMPDNQIGGVLEDFLQRIIQQGDVLLPAAIDAVNGLPIRRFKPTYQTKATIHTWLAWQKEPGTPLGIAVSKHYLQADHELAQRFVAWMRRLFIPAPEAPTP
- a CDS encoding AAA family ATPase; translation: MPPPSAPILPSFRIQGFRAFRDLEIPRLGRVNLIVGKNNVGKTTLLEAIKVYAAGLEAAWELREVLERRQEIQRSTLRDKIYLSIDIDRLFFRGPPKDRPKSIRLGPLQGDKELRIQSGRLVIPVQSQDPDVRSHFVMEGDARFYEELQSEEALEIRYGSSPPRRSRLRALNDAIAASTVEARRKSHPELRDSLVCNYVPVRGLNSSSIGTLWDNIVLTANEQSTVEALRLILPDIERVSLIEDPRQPGMRYALVARTGQSSPEPLLSMGDGMTRIFELALGLVSSGNGLFLVDEIENGIHYSIREQLWRFIFEAASQLNVQVFATTHSWDCISAFQKAASSHAENGMLISLAQVNGDIKTAIFDEKDLEIITRQSIEVR